The Chloroflexota bacterium genomic sequence CGGCATCGGCGGTATCCCCGACCGGCAGCAGCGACTCCTCCCGGTCGGGGGCGAACATTGGTGTCCACACGGCCCCGCTCGAATTCGCCAGGAACGCCGCTTCCCACGTCACCGCAACGACGAGCCCGGCCGTCAGCACATCACGGTCAGCCCGGTCGAAGCTCCGCACCGCGTCCTCCACCTCCGCCAACATTCGCTCCACCCGTGGCCGGTGCGCAGTCACGATCCGCACCTCGGGAAACGTCGCGTACTCCCGCCTCCAACTGCCCGAGAGATAGAAATGCGCATAGCGCCGCAGCTTGAGCCCGTAGCGCCGCAACTCCGCCGTCCCCCGATCGACTTCCAGATAGATCCAGCGGCACCGGCCATCCACGGCAACCTCTGCGATGGCGTCGGGGTGCACCGTCCGCCAGCTCCGCCCCACCTGATATCGCACCCGCGCGTGCGGGTCGGCCCTCCACTCGCGCAGGGTGGCCCCGGGATCGGCCTGACAGGCCTGCCGGATCGCCAGCATGCAGCGGTTGACGGCCAGTTGGTGATTCACGTAGCGGGGCTCCAGGGCCTCGGGCCCGGCGACCGTCGGGATGTCGGCCAGCGGGATCCCGGCTAACGCCACGAGCACGTCGGCACCCGCGGCGGAGAGACCGTAGACGTAGCCGCTGCGGCCGCCCCCAGCGCCCCCATGGAGGGGCTCGGCCCGCACCACCCACCCTTTGCGATGCAACCGCTGCAGGCAGATCTCGCAGGTGCGCCGCGTGGCGGTCTCAAAGGCCAGGGCCTGGACCTGAGCGGCCGTCAGCAGGCGATGGGTGAAGAGCAGGCGCAGCACCTGGAGCTGCCGGGATCCCACACGGACGCGCATCACGAGATCCGATACTGCCGAGGGCGTTGGGAATGGCGCAGACGCCGGATCTGCCGGGGCTTGGACCCCGCGGGAAGCGACAACGTGAGGCTTGGGGACGCCAGGGGTCGTGGGTATGGCGCAGTCGCTGGAACTGCCAGAGCTCGGACCCCACGGGAATCGGGAACTTGAGGCTTGGGGATGCCAGGGGTCGTGGGTATGGCGCAGTCGCTGGAACTGCCAGAGCTCGGACCCTGCGGGAACAGCAAGCTCGCGGCTTGGGGATGCCAGGGGTTGTGGGTATGGCGCAGTCGCCGGAACTGCGAGAGCTCGGACCTCACGGGAATTGACAGCTTGAGGATTGGGGATCCCAGGGGTCGTGGGTATGGGGCAGTCGCTGGAACTGCGAGAGCTTGGACCCTACGGGAATCGGGAGCTTGAGGATTGGGGATGCCAGGGGTCGTGGGCATGGGGTAGTCGCTGGAACTACGAGGGCTCGGATCGGCCGGGAACCCGTACCCCCAGGACGAGGATCGAAGAGGACGAGGAGTGGGGGTACGGGTTAACAGTTCCACGAAGCGAAAGGTCACCAATGCTTGACGAATGCGAAACATTGGGCCTCGTCCATCAGGTTTGGCGGGAGGCCGGTGCACGGCCCAGACGTTCGCGTCGAGCGCTCGGGCCATTCGAAACGCCTTTCGAGCACGCTATCGAGCCACCTATCGCAACGTCATCCGATGGGTCATCCGAATGGCTGGCGCCGCGGTCATGCGCCCCCTCTCGGGTTGGGATCCAGTCCGTCCAACGGCTCCGACGTGCCCACTTTGACGCCGGTCGTGGTCGAAGGCTCGGGCGGTGTGGCAGGTTTGGAATTGGCTTCCTTGGTCTTTCGGGAGGCGTCCTTAGGCGGCTCGCCGTAGCGCTCCGCCACCAGCGCCTCGATCCGCGCCCGCGGCTTGCCCACCTGCTGCCGGCACTGGTCCCGCACTCCGTCGGCCGTCACCGGGTCACCGGCGGGGATGGGCACCACCCGCGCCTCGAACGGGCGCGCCGGCCGATTGTCCACGAGCGTCGTGATCGCCATGTGATACGCCGGCAGCCCGTCGAGCTGCTGGCGGGTGAACGTCGGCACCATCTCATCGACGAAGTGCCGCACTTGTGCCCGCAGGCCTCCAAACACCACGTGCGTGCGGGTGTTGATCAGCACGCTGTCCAGGATCGGCCGCAGCCGCGGATGGCCGGGGTTCTGCGTCGCCACCGTCAGTCCCACCCCGTAGCTGCGCGAGCGCTCGAAGAACGCCGCCATGTCCCGCCCCGTGTCCAGGAACTCCTGGAACTCGTCGAACACCGCGAAGAAGGGCGGGCGCTCATCGACCGGTCGCCGCAGCACCGCCTGCCAGAACTGGGTCACCAGGATGCTGCCCAACAGCCGGGAGCCGGCCGCTCCCAGTGCGGTGTCCGCCTGGTCCAGGTTGGCCAGCACGATCTTGCGGTCGGCCAGCGCTCCGTCCCAGCCCACCGCCGAGCGCGGCTGCACCAGGATGTTGCGTACCCGCGGGTCCTGCACCAGCATCGCCATCCGCCGTAGCGCCCCGCCGAAC encodes the following:
- a CDS encoding replication-relaxation family protein gives rise to the protein MRVRVGSRQLQVLRLLFTHRLLTAAQVQALAFETATRRTCEICLQRLHRKGWVVRAEPLHGGAGGGRSGYVYGLSAAGADVLVALAGIPLADIPTVAGPEALEPRYVNHQLAVNRCMLAIRQACQADPGATLREWRADPHARVRYQVGRSWRTVHPDAIAEVAVDGRCRWIYLEVDRGTAELRRYGLKLRRYAHFYLSGSWRREYATFPEVRIVTAHRPRVERMLAEVEDAVRSFDRADRDVLTAGLVVAVTWEAAFLANSSGAVWTPMFAPDREESLLPVGDTADAGPAASGSSAR